A single window of Oreochromis aureus strain Israel breed Guangdong linkage group 7, ZZ_aureus, whole genome shotgun sequence DNA harbors:
- the exosc6 gene encoding exosome complex component MTR3, translating into MPTDTKRVRGPEVSQSPSLFSCDPAAVLPSKGPRADGRRRDQVDVRPVFVRCGLVSQAKGSAYLEAGNTKLMCCVYGPRETDRKDETDMKCGRLTTDMRFAPFSCPERGSWIQGSQDKDFSLMLHESLQPAICLHKYPRSQIEVSVMVLENSGSVLAHAVTCASLALADAGIEMYDLVLGCSMRQDGTSYVVDPSYMEENGCSSGSCENQGGLTVAFLPSLNQISGLQSDGDMTEETLTAGVRTCIEGCYKLYPVIQRALTKAVCKAAPSQSES; encoded by the exons ATGCCGACTGACACCAAACGTGTTCGTGGTCCAGAAGTGTCTCAGAGCCCGTCTCTGTTTTCGTGCGATCCGGCGGCGGTTCTGCCCTCGAAGGGGCCCAGAGCGGACGGTCGGCGGCGGGATCAGGTCGACGTCCGGCCCGTTTTCGTCCGCTGTGGCCTGGTGAGCCAAGCTAAAGGCTCCGCGTACTTAGAGGCTGGAAACACCAAGCTGATGTGCTGCGTTTACGGCCCCAGAGAAACAGACCGGAAGGATGAGACGGATATGAAATGTGGAAG ATTGACTACTGACATGCGCTTTGCTCCATTTTCCTGCCCGGAGAGGGGCTCCTGGATTCAGGGGAGTCAGGACAAGGACTTTTCCCTGATGTTACATGAGAGCCTGCAGCCCGCCATATGTCTCCACAAATACCCTCGCTCTCAGATCGAGGTTAGCGTGATGGTTCTTGAGAACAGCGGTTCAGTTCTGGCCCATGCCGTCACATGCGCCTCTCTTGCGCTTGCAGATGCGGGGATCGAAATGTATGATCTGGTGCTCGGTTGCTCCATGCGCCAGGATGGCACCTCCTATGTGGTTGACCCTTCCTACATGGAGGAAAATGGCTGCAGCTCAGGCAGCTGTGAGAACCAGGGCGGTCTGACTGTCGCATTCCTCCCAAGCCTGAACCAGATTTCTGGACTGCAGTCTGATGGAGACATGACTGAAGAGACTCTGACCGCTGGGGTGAGGACCTGTATTGAGGGATGCTATAAACTGTACCCAGTTATCCAGCGTGCCCTGACAAAGGCTGTGTGCAAAGCTGCTCCATCACAATCAGAGAGCTGA
- the psme3ip1 gene encoding PSME3-interacting protein isoform X1: MAEAEGAGVDLSRKFVSEAELDERRKKRQEEWEKIRKPDDPEEVPEEEYDPRSLFERLQEQKDKKQEEYEEQFKFKNMVRGLDEDESSFLDEVSRQQCLVEKQRRDEEKKELLEYRSAVVKQASAESRREPEKKAAPKGVEHRTSHLSQAHLLVGAVKRRNSSQSDSSKKQKVEITTTATTGNGEKHTGLTLKLCFPEEGGGAGGGAEGAKDQQTVPGVTAKPPSAALSSGQGVLHLPSAAVCVGVLPGLCVYSGSSDSDSSSDSEV; encoded by the exons ATGGCAGAAGCAGAAGGAGCAGGTGTCGACCTCAGCAGGAAGTTTGTGTCTGAAGCAGAGCTTGatgagaggaggaaaaagagacAGGAGGAATGGGAGAAAATCAGAAAACCTGATGACCCAGAGG AGGTCCCAGAGGAGGAGTATGACCCACGCTCCCTCTTTGAGCGGCTGCAGgaacagaaagacaagaaacaAGAAGAATATGAGGAGCAGTTTAAATTCA AGAACATGGTGAGGGGATTGGACGAGGATGAGAGCAGTTTCTTGGATGAGGTCTCCCGGCAACAGTGTCTGGTGGAGAAACAACGCAGGGACGAGGAGAAAAAGGAGCTGTTGGAATACAGA AGCGCTGTTGTGAAGCAAGCATCTGCAGAGAGCCGCAGAGAACCTGAAAAGAAGGCGGCACCTAAAGGGGTGGAGCACAGGACCAGCCACCTGTCACAGGCCCATTTATTAGTTGGAGCTGTAAAGAGACGCAA TTCCTCACAATCAGACAGCAGTAAGAAACAGAAAGtggaaatcacaacaacagcaacgacaggaaatggagaaaaacacacag GTCTTACACTTAAGTTGTGCTTTCCAGAAGAGGGGGGCGGAGCAGGAGGAGGGGCAGAGGGAGCCAAAGATCAACAGACAGTCCCTGGCGTCACTGCAAAGCCGCCCTCAGCCGCCTTGAGCTCCGGCCAAGGCGTACTACACTTGCCGTCAGCGGCCGTGTGTGTCGGTGTTTTACCAGGACTCTGCGTTTATTCCGGCAGCAGCGACTCTGACAGCAGCTCGGACAGCGAAG TTTAA
- the psme3ip1 gene encoding PSME3-interacting protein isoform X3, with amino-acid sequence MAEAEGAGVDLSRKFVSEAELDERRKKRQEEWEKIRKPDDPEEVPEEEYDPRSLFERLQEQKDKKQEEYEEQFKFKNMVRGLDEDESSFLDEVSRQQCLVEKQRRDEEKKELLEYRSAVVKQASAESRREPEKKAAPKGVEHRTSHLSQAHLLVGAVKRRNSSQSDSSKKQKVEITTTATTGNGEKHTEGGGAGGGAEGAKDQQTVPGVTAKPPSAALSSGQGVLHLPSAAVCVGVLPGLCVYSGSSDSDSSSDSEV; translated from the exons ATGGCAGAAGCAGAAGGAGCAGGTGTCGACCTCAGCAGGAAGTTTGTGTCTGAAGCAGAGCTTGatgagaggaggaaaaagagacAGGAGGAATGGGAGAAAATCAGAAAACCTGATGACCCAGAGG AGGTCCCAGAGGAGGAGTATGACCCACGCTCCCTCTTTGAGCGGCTGCAGgaacagaaagacaagaaacaAGAAGAATATGAGGAGCAGTTTAAATTCA AGAACATGGTGAGGGGATTGGACGAGGATGAGAGCAGTTTCTTGGATGAGGTCTCCCGGCAACAGTGTCTGGTGGAGAAACAACGCAGGGACGAGGAGAAAAAGGAGCTGTTGGAATACAGA AGCGCTGTTGTGAAGCAAGCATCTGCAGAGAGCCGCAGAGAACCTGAAAAGAAGGCGGCACCTAAAGGGGTGGAGCACAGGACCAGCCACCTGTCACAGGCCCATTTATTAGTTGGAGCTGTAAAGAGACGCAA TTCCTCACAATCAGACAGCAGTAAGAAACAGAAAGtggaaatcacaacaacagcaacgacaggaaatggagaaaaacacacag AGGGGGGCGGAGCAGGAGGAGGGGCAGAGGGAGCCAAAGATCAACAGACAGTCCCTGGCGTCACTGCAAAGCCGCCCTCAGCCGCCTTGAGCTCCGGCCAAGGCGTACTACACTTGCCGTCAGCGGCCGTGTGTGTCGGTGTTTTACCAGGACTCTGCGTTTATTCCGGCAGCAGCGACTCTGACAGCAGCTCGGACAGCGAAG TTTAA
- the psme3ip1 gene encoding PSME3-interacting protein isoform X2 produces the protein MAEAEGAGVDLSRKFVSEAELDERRKKRQEEWEKIRKPDDPEEVPEEEYDPRSLFERLQEQKDKKQEEYEEQFKFKNMVRGLDEDESSFLDEVSRQQCLVEKQRRDEEKKELLEYRSAVVKQASAESRREPEKKAAPKGVEHRTSHLSQAHLLVGAVKRRNSSQSDSSKKQKVEITTTATTGNGEKHTEEGGGAGGGAEGAKDQQTVPGVTAKPPSAALSSGQGVLHLPSAAVCVGVLPGLCVYSGSSDSDSSSDSEV, from the exons ATGGCAGAAGCAGAAGGAGCAGGTGTCGACCTCAGCAGGAAGTTTGTGTCTGAAGCAGAGCTTGatgagaggaggaaaaagagacAGGAGGAATGGGAGAAAATCAGAAAACCTGATGACCCAGAGG AGGTCCCAGAGGAGGAGTATGACCCACGCTCCCTCTTTGAGCGGCTGCAGgaacagaaagacaagaaacaAGAAGAATATGAGGAGCAGTTTAAATTCA AGAACATGGTGAGGGGATTGGACGAGGATGAGAGCAGTTTCTTGGATGAGGTCTCCCGGCAACAGTGTCTGGTGGAGAAACAACGCAGGGACGAGGAGAAAAAGGAGCTGTTGGAATACAGA AGCGCTGTTGTGAAGCAAGCATCTGCAGAGAGCCGCAGAGAACCTGAAAAGAAGGCGGCACCTAAAGGGGTGGAGCACAGGACCAGCCACCTGTCACAGGCCCATTTATTAGTTGGAGCTGTAAAGAGACGCAA TTCCTCACAATCAGACAGCAGTAAGAAACAGAAAGtggaaatcacaacaacagcaacgacaggaaatggagaaaaacacacag AAGAGGGGGGCGGAGCAGGAGGAGGGGCAGAGGGAGCCAAAGATCAACAGACAGTCCCTGGCGTCACTGCAAAGCCGCCCTCAGCCGCCTTGAGCTCCGGCCAAGGCGTACTACACTTGCCGTCAGCGGCCGTGTGTGTCGGTGTTTTACCAGGACTCTGCGTTTATTCCGGCAGCAGCGACTCTGACAGCAGCTCGGACAGCGAAG TTTAA